The proteins below are encoded in one region of Arenibacter algicola:
- a CDS encoding GNAT family N-acetyltransferase gives MNSIENFKELETNRLRLRRLEENDWPMILYLRSDKEVNKYVNRQSAETKEKALAFITKTNNDINNGQLYQWCISLKNSPAMIGNICLWNFSQDRKTAEIGYDLSPEFQGQGIMNEAVKAVLNFGFIQLELDLIEAFTSKRNESSKKLLLRNNFKWNGSRNDPDDPDNLIYEIYKENYRCKP, from the coding sequence ATGAACTCAATTGAAAATTTTAAGGAATTGGAAACTAACCGACTACGCCTGAGGAGGTTGGAGGAGAACGACTGGCCTATGATTCTTTACCTGCGTTCAGATAAGGAGGTAAACAAGTATGTTAATCGTCAGTCTGCTGAAACCAAGGAAAAGGCACTCGCCTTTATAACCAAGACCAACAACGATATAAACAATGGACAGTTGTACCAATGGTGTATTTCCTTGAAGAACAGCCCGGCAATGATCGGAAATATCTGTTTGTGGAATTTTTCCCAAGATCGTAAAACGGCAGAAATAGGGTACGACCTAAGTCCTGAATTTCAAGGCCAGGGTATCATGAATGAGGCAGTGAAAGCAGTGCTCAATTTTGGCTTCATCCAACTGGAATTGGATCTAATTGAAGCCTTTACCAGTAAACGAAATGAGAGCTCCAAAAAATTACTGCTTAGAAATAATTTCAAATGGAATGGCAGCCGAAACGACCCCGATGATCCAGATAATCTTATTTATGAGATTTATAAAGAGAATTACCGGTGTAAACCTTAG
- a CDS encoding cryptochrome/photolyase family protein codes for MKKAINLIFPHQLFAESPLLDNGEEVYLIEEYLFFKQFMFHKQKLAFHRASMKCYQHFLEKKGIKVNYIESNNKLSDIRQFEEELKSKNITEINIIDPVDNWLEKRIGTIAKNYKLNSFGSPLFINSKEDLSTFFRADKKSFFQTTFYKQQRKKLDILLEDGQEPMGGKWTYDTDNRKKYPKGKTPPSIHFPEVTSFWTESVTYTEKHFKNNPGQLSKDPIYPISHKQAENWFVQFLEYRFFDFGIYEDSIVKQQSFLNHSILSPLLNIGLILPNHIVAQSLSFAEKENIPINSTEGFIRQLIGWREFIRGMYECKGSYSRTKNFWGFDRKIPKSFYDGSTGIEPIDETIKQVLITGYCHHIERLMILGNFLLLCEFDPDEVYKWFMELFIDAYDWVMVPNVYGMSQFSDGGTFATKPYVGASNYINKMSNYPKGDWQKIWDGLFWRFIAEHQEFFKSNPRTSMLYHSYNRMSEDKRALHIKNAEEFIEKIMSDD; via the coding sequence ATGAAGAAAGCAATTAACCTTATATTTCCACACCAGCTTTTTGCTGAAAGCCCTCTACTTGACAATGGAGAAGAGGTCTATTTAATTGAAGAGTACCTTTTCTTTAAACAATTCATGTTTCACAAACAGAAGCTAGCTTTCCATAGGGCCTCCATGAAATGTTATCAGCATTTTTTGGAGAAAAAAGGGATTAAGGTCAACTATATAGAATCCAACAATAAATTATCGGACATTAGGCAGTTCGAAGAAGAACTTAAGAGTAAAAACATAACTGAAATCAACATTATTGACCCCGTTGACAATTGGCTTGAAAAGCGAATTGGGACGATTGCCAAAAACTATAAGCTCAATTCTTTTGGAAGCCCATTGTTTATTAATTCCAAAGAAGACCTTTCCACATTTTTCAGGGCGGATAAAAAATCATTTTTTCAAACTACTTTTTACAAACAGCAACGGAAAAAGCTGGATATCTTACTGGAAGATGGGCAAGAACCCATGGGAGGAAAGTGGACCTACGATACGGATAACCGTAAAAAGTATCCCAAGGGAAAAACACCTCCGAGCATCCATTTTCCAGAGGTAACCTCTTTTTGGACCGAATCCGTAACATATACAGAAAAACACTTTAAGAACAATCCCGGGCAGTTATCAAAAGATCCCATATATCCCATAAGCCACAAGCAAGCCGAGAATTGGTTTGTACAGTTTCTAGAGTACCGATTCTTTGATTTCGGTATTTATGAAGATTCGATTGTAAAACAACAGTCCTTTTTAAACCATAGCATTCTTTCTCCCCTACTTAACATAGGTCTCATATTACCTAATCATATTGTTGCCCAAAGTCTTTCTTTTGCAGAAAAAGAGAATATCCCTATCAATTCCACCGAAGGTTTTATAAGACAACTCATTGGCTGGAGAGAATTTATCAGAGGCATGTATGAATGCAAGGGAAGCTACTCTAGAACAAAGAATTTTTGGGGCTTTGATAGAAAAATACCGAAGAGCTTCTATGACGGCAGCACAGGAATTGAGCCAATAGACGAAACCATTAAACAAGTATTGATAACAGGCTATTGTCATCATATAGAACGATTGATGATCCTGGGTAATTTTTTGCTGTTGTGCGAATTTGATCCGGATGAAGTATACAAATGGTTTATGGAGTTATTTATTGATGCCTATGACTGGGTAATGGTCCCCAATGTATATGGTATGAGTCAGTTTTCAGATGGCGGTACCTTTGCCACCAAACCATATGTGGGAGCCTCCAACTATATCAATAAAATGAGCAATTACCCGAAAGGTGATTGGCAAAAAATTTGGGACGGCCTATTTTGGCGTTTTATAGCTGAACATCAGGAATTTTTTAAATCAAACCCAAGAACCTCTATGCTTTATCATTCCTACAACCGAATGTCAGAAGATAAAAGAGCCCTTCATATTAAAAATGCCGAAGAATTTATAGAGAAAATAATGAGTGATGACTAG
- a CDS encoding phosphotriesterase family protein, translating into MVALQRYHWLFFLIVLACGGTINGQQAFIQDVQGRHPVDSDRMWLSHEHVLVDFIGADSIQFHTWNHDAVIAEVMPFLEEIQAYEVDYFVDATPAYLGRDVLLLEKIAKKTRIKIVTNTGLYGAGNNKYLPNYVQKISAEDLAEKWISEFEDGIDGTTIKPGFIKIGVDTADPLDTLQQKLVKAAAITNLRTGLTIASHTGKAIGLWPQLEILGEMGVSPAQFIWVHAQAEEDNSNYLKAATMGCWISLDGLGWDVERHLEKLIYAKEHGILDRILLSHDAGWYDPQKEQQNITPYTNIFTKLLPELRAHGFTDKEIKLLLSVNPANAFAIMGSN; encoded by the coding sequence ATGGTTGCACTTCAGAGATACCATTGGTTGTTTTTCCTTATTGTGCTCGCATGTGGGGGTACAATAAATGGCCAGCAAGCTTTTATACAGGATGTTCAGGGGAGACACCCAGTGGATTCCGATCGCATGTGGTTGTCCCATGAGCACGTTTTGGTCGATTTTATTGGGGCCGACAGCATTCAGTTCCATACTTGGAACCACGATGCCGTAATTGCGGAAGTAATGCCTTTTTTGGAAGAAATACAAGCCTATGAGGTAGACTATTTTGTGGATGCCACCCCGGCCTACTTGGGACGTGATGTTCTACTTCTTGAAAAAATAGCCAAGAAAACAAGAATTAAAATAGTCACCAACACTGGGCTATATGGTGCCGGCAATAACAAATACCTTCCCAATTATGTCCAAAAAATATCCGCCGAAGATTTAGCGGAAAAGTGGATTTCCGAATTTGAAGATGGCATAGACGGCACCACCATCAAGCCAGGTTTTATCAAGATCGGGGTAGATACGGCAGATCCGTTGGATACTCTGCAACAAAAATTGGTCAAGGCAGCCGCCATAACCAATTTAAGGACAGGCCTTACAATAGCTTCCCATACAGGAAAGGCCATAGGGCTTTGGCCACAACTGGAGATCCTTGGGGAAATGGGGGTTTCCCCGGCCCAATTTATTTGGGTACATGCCCAGGCAGAAGAGGATAATAGCAATTATCTTAAGGCGGCAACCATGGGCTGTTGGATTAGTTTGGACGGACTGGGGTGGGATGTGGAACGACATCTGGAAAAATTAATATATGCCAAGGAACATGGCATTTTGGATCGCATTCTTTTATCACACGACGCTGGTTGGTACGATCCTCAAAAGGAACAACAAAACATTACCCCTTATACCAATATTTTTACAAAACTCCTTCCCGAACTTAGAGCCCATGGTTTCACGGACAAGGAAATTAAACTATTGTTGTCTGTTAACCCGGCCAACGCCTTTGCCATAATGGGCAGTAATTGA
- a CDS encoding DUF3347 domain-containing protein, translating into MKNSIKLLMAISVLLSFVAGNAQRENLKSESVKIYGNCAMCEKTIEKAGNLNNEAEVDWDKDTKMAIISFDSLATSKEEILKRIALAGYDSELFFAPGDTYANLPECCQYERAKNDSHNMEAHKKKKTAEHSQHGAMAQEYQSKNPLAGVIEHYFSVKDALVSTDGSLASNKAEILLKSATEVEMDKLPMEVHMTWMKVLKDLKADIGNIAATKDVGEQRVYFKSLSKNMFEVIKVSKSETPVYYQFCPMADGGKGANWLSLEEDIRNPYYGSQMLSCGKTIETIK; encoded by the coding sequence ATGAAAAATTCAATAAAATTATTGATGGCAATTTCCGTATTGCTATCCTTTGTAGCGGGTAATGCCCAGAGAGAAAACTTAAAATCAGAATCTGTAAAAATTTATGGAAACTGCGCCATGTGCGAGAAAACCATTGAAAAAGCAGGTAATCTAAACAATGAAGCCGAGGTAGATTGGGACAAGGACACGAAAATGGCCATTATTTCCTTTGACAGTCTGGCGACCTCCAAAGAAGAAATTCTTAAGAGAATTGCACTGGCAGGTTATGATAGTGAACTCTTTTTTGCTCCGGGAGATACCTATGCCAATTTACCGGAATGTTGCCAATATGAAAGGGCCAAGAATGATTCCCATAATATGGAGGCGCATAAAAAGAAAAAGACAGCCGAACATTCACAGCATGGAGCCATGGCCCAGGAGTATCAAAGCAAAAATCCACTTGCAGGTGTAATTGAACACTATTTTTCGGTCAAGGATGCCTTGGTAAGCACAGATGGTTCCTTGGCTTCCAATAAGGCTGAAATACTTTTGAAATCGGCAACGGAGGTGGAAATGGATAAACTTCCAATGGAGGTGCATATGACATGGATGAAGGTACTGAAAGATCTCAAGGCAGATATAGGAAATATAGCGGCCACAAAGGACGTTGGTGAACAAAGGGTTTATTTTAAGTCCTTATCAAAAAATATGTTTGAGGTAATAAAGGTTTCCAAATCGGAAACACCCGTTTATTATCAATTTTGCCCTATGGCAGATGGTGGAAAAGGTGCCAATTGGCTCAGTTTGGAGGAAGACATCAGAAACCCTTATTATGGCTCCCAGATGCTAAGTTGTGGCAAAACCATTGAAACCATAAAATAA
- a CDS encoding SRPBCC family protein, with translation MEKTKIMVQATISEGMDKVWDYYTNPEHIIKWNFASDDWHCPYASNDMQVGGKYMARMEAKDERFGFDFEAVYDEVEPNKHFTYTMPDGRQVKVTFYELNHKTTVKVNFDAETENSLEMQKEGWQSILDNFKKYTESN, from the coding sequence ATGGAAAAGACAAAAATAATGGTACAAGCTACCATTTCTGAAGGAATGGATAAGGTTTGGGATTATTATACCAATCCGGAACACATCATAAAATGGAATTTTGCTTCGGACGATTGGCACTGTCCATATGCATCCAATGACATGCAGGTAGGTGGAAAATACATGGCGCGAATGGAAGCTAAGGACGAAAGGTTTGGGTTCGATTTTGAGGCCGTTTATGATGAAGTTGAACCCAATAAACACTTTACCTATACCATGCCTGATGGGAGGCAGGTAAAGGTCACTTTTTACGAGCTAAATCATAAGACAACTGTGAAGGTAAACTTTGATGCTGAAACCGAAAACTCCTTAGAAATGCAGAAAGAAGGCTGGCAGTCTATCCTTGATAACTTTAAAAAATATACAGAATCCAATTAA
- a CDS encoding PAS domain-containing sensor histidine kinase, producing MIWYNLYNRFKRIKRVKEKTRRELENQIAELQKQNEILKSVLAFQSGDDKDESEKYANTILNNMGDAVFVKDNGSRLLLVNDAFCNLFDLPRTKIIGKTLAENVPPDERESFLRIDKQVLLDGIDNINEEPLTVEGGQRKIISTRKSRFIDEDGKKFLVGVIRDITERKKAEEDLRESEIQLRELNATKDKLFSIIAHDLRSPFNNILVLSDILKAQLSKSEDSDTQVYLGLIHSTAKNTLVLLENLLDWAKSQSGQISFKNEKISISSVINEILDLSRSIAQTKGISIKTNAKEEVEVNSDKKILKTVIRNLISNAIKYSRPGDEITISTVEEEDLVRIIISDSGVGMDEKTLENLFSITNNTPLPGTLNEKGSGFGLVLCKEFIEKLGGKIWVESEKGKGSDFIFTIPRN from the coding sequence TTGATTTGGTATAATTTATATAACCGGTTTAAGCGAATAAAAAGAGTAAAGGAAAAAACACGTCGCGAATTGGAAAATCAGATTGCCGAACTTCAAAAACAAAATGAAATTCTTAAATCTGTTTTGGCCTTCCAAAGTGGGGATGACAAGGATGAAAGTGAGAAATACGCCAATACCATTCTCAATAATATGGGCGATGCCGTATTTGTAAAGGACAACGGGAGCAGGTTACTTTTGGTCAACGACGCTTTTTGCAATCTGTTCGATCTTCCAAGAACCAAAATAATAGGCAAAACACTTGCTGAAAATGTTCCGCCCGATGAACGGGAAAGTTTCTTGCGGATAGATAAGCAGGTACTGTTGGATGGAATAGATAATATTAATGAAGAGCCTCTAACCGTAGAGGGAGGCCAAAGGAAAATTATCTCAACTAGGAAGTCGAGGTTTATAGATGAAGACGGTAAGAAGTTTTTGGTTGGGGTAATACGGGATATTACGGAACGTAAAAAGGCGGAGGAAGATTTAAGGGAAAGCGAAATTCAACTAAGGGAACTTAATGCTACAAAAGACAAGTTGTTTTCTATCATTGCCCATGACCTAAGAAGTCCGTTTAATAATATTTTGGTATTGAGCGATATCCTAAAGGCACAATTATCCAAATCAGAAGATTCAGATACCCAAGTGTATTTGGGCCTCATACATTCTACTGCCAAAAACACCTTGGTACTCCTTGAAAATTTATTGGATTGGGCAAAATCGCAGTCCGGCCAAATCAGTTTTAAAAACGAAAAAATAAGTATTTCCTCTGTTATCAATGAAATATTGGACCTCTCCAGATCCATTGCCCAGACAAAAGGTATTTCAATAAAGACAAATGCAAAGGAGGAAGTTGAAGTCAATTCCGATAAGAAAATATTGAAAACCGTTATTAGAAACCTTATTTCCAATGCTATTAAATATAGTAGACCTGGAGATGAAATAACGATTAGCACTGTTGAAGAGGAAGATCTTGTTAGGATTATTATTTCTGATTCGGGTGTGGGAATGGATGAAAAAACACTTGAGAATTTGTTCAGTATAACTAACAATACTCCATTGCCCGGTACCCTTAACGAAAAAGGTTCTGGTTTTGGACTGGTATTGTGTAAGGAATTTATTGAAAAACTAGGTGGTAAAATATGGGTTGAAAGCGAAAAAGGCAAGGGAAGCGATTTTATTTTTACAATACCACGGAATTGA
- a CDS encoding DUF2256 domain-containing protein: protein MKKSDLPIKICPICKRPFTWPKKWERNWNNVKYCSERCRRNKKNEESN from the coding sequence ATGAAAAAAAGTGACTTGCCCATAAAAATATGCCCGATATGCAAAAGACCTTTTACATGGCCTAAAAAGTGGGAAAGAAATTGGAATAACGTAAAATACTGCAGCGAAAGGTGTAGGCGTAATAAAAAGAATGAAGAAAGCAATTAA
- a CDS encoding SOS response-associated peptidase — translation MCFGTRVTTSAKEVEKYYNVSKLMGKTPIEGELTYHHANGWAHPLLWIIPQEKSNHITPSMWGIMPQNTMGADFKKYYKDAARFGAGLNAQSEKLFDHFIYKFSAMTKRCVIPVNGFYEPHTAPKKFNIPFYFERKNEALMSLAGLYTTTKDGYNTFTILTKAATPLFKKIHNTKNRRPIILRDEDVDVWLNNDHGEQEIRNVMEDDMDDMAINAYPISKDLYNPKVDSNRPNIIDEVSYEELEIEY, via the coding sequence ATGTGTTTCGGTACTAGGGTAACCACTTCTGCCAAGGAGGTGGAGAAATATTACAATGTTTCCAAATTAATGGGTAAAACCCCCATTGAAGGCGAGCTTACCTATCACCACGCCAACGGATGGGCACACCCCTTATTATGGATTATTCCACAAGAAAAAAGCAACCATATTACCCCTTCCATGTGGGGTATAATGCCACAGAACACTATGGGGGCCGATTTTAAAAAATACTACAAAGACGCGGCCAGGTTCGGGGCCGGACTCAACGCCCAATCAGAAAAGCTCTTCGATCATTTTATCTATAAGTTCAGTGCCATGACCAAACGTTGCGTAATCCCCGTAAACGGATTTTATGAACCGCACACAGCTCCCAAGAAGTTTAATATCCCATTTTATTTTGAACGAAAAAATGAAGCTCTTATGAGTCTGGCCGGTCTCTATACCACGACCAAGGATGGGTACAACACCTTTACCATCTTGACGAAGGCAGCCACTCCCCTCTTCAAGAAAATCCACAATACCAAAAATAGGAGACCCATTATCTTAAGGGATGAGGATGTGGACGTATGGTTGAACAACGACCACGGCGAGCAGGAAATTCGTAATGTTATGGAAGATGATATGGACGATATGGCCATCAACGCCTATCCTATAAGCAAGGACCTATACAATCCAAAAGTAGATTCCAATAGACCAAATATTATTGACGAAGTAAGCTATGAGGAACTGGAGATAGAATATTAG
- a CDS encoding multicopper oxidase family protein produces MTNYKYCLAVFILILSEHFGYGQNVVRYDLTVTDTIVNFSGKEKRAIAVNGQIPMPTLTFTEGDIAEIVVHNKLKEGTSLHWHGVYLPNKEDGVPFLTQMPIAPNTTHTYRFPIIQNGTHWYHSHSGLQEQIGMYGSLVLKKKDTDPTFREGIDDLPTVPVILSEWTDIKPENVHRMLHNANDWGGIKKGTVQSYSEAIKAGHFKTKLENEWKRMLAMDVSDVYYDKFLINGKNVSQLSQFKAGDEVRLRIANGGASSYFWLSYAGGKMTVVANDGNDIEPVEVDRLIIGVSETYDVVVSIPQEGTAYEFLATPEDRTKSASIYLGNGIIQLKSRMPKLKYFEGMEMMNGMMNMDGSMDDMGMDMSLQQMDMNTVMYPEVSGSGDMKKDDNMDHSGHSMKPAQDLVTLNYGMLKAPHPTSLPKDAPVRELRFELTGNMNRYVWSMDNKVLSETDKILIKKGENVRITLYNGSMMRHPMHLHGHDFRVLNGQGEYAPLKNVLDIMPMETDTIEFLANAEGDWFFHCHILYHMMAGMNRVFSYEQQAPNPYLPDKKWAYKKLQKESNEFHFMAENDFASNGNDGRAMLQNTRWSIGTEWRLGYHDDHGYESETHIGRYVGKNQWFMPFVGFDWRYRKTEGMAEKNIFGQGNTKDNRAVLSIGAEYTLPLLVTLQGEVFTDGYVRFQLMREDIPISPRLRWAFMINTDKEYMTGFKYIVTRNLGISTHYDSDMGFGLGATLNY; encoded by the coding sequence ATGACCAATTACAAATATTGTTTGGCAGTATTTATACTAATACTGTCCGAACATTTTGGCTATGGCCAAAATGTAGTTAGATACGATTTAACAGTAACGGACACCATTGTAAATTTTTCGGGCAAGGAAAAAAGAGCTATTGCCGTTAACGGGCAGATTCCTATGCCAACACTAACCTTTACAGAAGGGGACATTGCCGAAATTGTGGTACATAACAAGCTAAAGGAAGGGACCTCTCTGCATTGGCACGGGGTATATCTGCCCAATAAGGAGGATGGTGTACCTTTTTTGACCCAAATGCCGATTGCACCGAACACTACCCATACCTATCGTTTTCCAATTATTCAAAATGGAACACATTGGTATCACAGTCATAGTGGTTTACAGGAACAAATAGGAATGTACGGATCCTTGGTTCTAAAGAAAAAGGATACGGACCCCACCTTTAGGGAGGGTATTGATGATTTGCCAACTGTTCCTGTAATTTTGAGCGAATGGACCGATATTAAACCTGAAAATGTGCATAGAATGTTACACAATGCCAATGATTGGGGGGGAATTAAAAAAGGTACTGTTCAGAGTTATTCTGAGGCCATTAAGGCGGGGCATTTTAAAACTAAATTGGAAAACGAATGGAAACGTATGCTGGCCATGGATGTCAGTGATGTGTATTACGATAAATTTCTTATCAATGGGAAGAATGTAAGTCAACTTTCCCAATTTAAAGCTGGGGACGAAGTACGGTTACGTATAGCGAATGGCGGGGCCTCGTCTTACTTTTGGCTCTCTTATGCAGGGGGTAAAATGACTGTTGTAGCAAATGATGGCAATGACATAGAACCTGTTGAGGTAGACAGATTGATTATAGGTGTTTCGGAAACCTATGACGTTGTGGTTAGTATTCCACAGGAAGGTACGGCCTATGAATTCTTGGCCACCCCTGAGGACCGTACCAAGTCGGCCTCGATATATTTAGGAAATGGTATCATTCAATTGAAAAGTAGAATGCCAAAACTCAAGTATTTTGAAGGAATGGAAATGATGAACGGCATGATGAATATGGACGGCTCTATGGATGATATGGGTATGGATATGTCCCTTCAACAAATGGATATGAACACGGTGATGTATCCAGAGGTTAGCGGTAGTGGTGATATGAAAAAGGACGATAATATGGACCACTCGGGTCATTCCATGAAACCAGCTCAAGATTTGGTGACCCTGAATTATGGCATGTTGAAAGCACCACACCCTACCTCCTTACCAAAAGATGCCCCCGTAAGGGAATTGCGCTTTGAACTTACAGGTAATATGAACCGTTACGTGTGGAGCATGGACAATAAAGTGCTTTCGGAAACAGATAAAATCCTGATCAAAAAGGGAGAGAATGTACGGATTACACTTTACAACGGATCTATGATGAGGCACCCCATGCACCTGCACGGACATGATTTTAGGGTGCTGAACGGGCAAGGGGAATATGCACCCTTAAAGAACGTTTTGGATATTATGCCTATGGAAACGGACACCATAGAGTTTCTGGCAAATGCCGAAGGCGATTGGTTTTTTCACTGTCATATTCTTTATCACATGATGGCAGGAATGAACCGCGTATTTTCTTATGAGCAGCAAGCCCCCAATCCATATCTGCCCGATAAGAAATGGGCCTACAAAAAGTTGCAAAAGGAAAGTAATGAATTCCATTTTATGGCAGAAAACGATTTTGCATCCAATGGTAATGACGGGAGGGCCATGTTGCAAAATACCCGTTGGAGTATAGGCACCGAATGGCGATTGGGATATCATGATGACCATGGTTATGAAAGTGAAACCCATATTGGCAGATATGTTGGAAAGAACCAATGGTTTATGCCTTTTGTTGGGTTCGATTGGCGTTATCGAAAAACAGAGGGCATGGCTGAGAAAAACATTTTTGGTCAAGGAAACACTAAGGATAACAGGGCTGTTTTAAGTATTGGGGCTGAATATACCTTACCTCTGTTGGTAACCTTGCAGGGAGAGGTGTTTACGGATGGGTATGTACGATTTCAATTGATGCGTGAGGACATTCCTATTAGCCCCAGATTACGATGGGCCTTTATGATCAATACAGATAAGGAATATATGACGGGCTTTAAGTATATTGTAACCCGCAATCTGGGGATTTCTACCCATTATGATAGTGATATGGGATTCGGATTGGGGGCTACTTTAAATTATTGA
- a CDS encoding sugar phosphate isomerase/epimerase family protein: MQYSRNSFLKTLGLGGLVATSSVLTASPFKEILGESYLSGATRSLKLGLASYSTRKFSLDETLVIANRLNLKQIAVKSMHMPLESSEEEIKAITAKFEKAGIGLYGGGVIYMKTAQEVENAFRYAKAAKMKVIIGVPNHELLTLVEMKVKETNIKLAIHNHGPGDEVYPTPEVVYDKIKGLDTRIGLCMDVGHIQRLGLDPVKNIKKYADRIYDIHLKDVDKSEADGKSTEFGRGVLDIPAVLKALKAINYTGVMAMEYEKDSEDVFAGLAECVGYVNGALDAIK, from the coding sequence ATGCAATACTCAAGAAATTCATTTTTAAAAACCCTCGGACTCGGTGGCTTGGTGGCCACTAGCTCAGTTTTGACCGCTAGCCCATTTAAAGAAATTTTAGGGGAAAGCTACCTAAGTGGGGCAACGAGAAGCCTTAAACTGGGGCTGGCATCCTATTCCACGCGAAAATTTAGTTTAGATGAAACTCTGGTTATAGCCAACCGATTGAATCTAAAACAGATTGCTGTCAAGAGCATGCATATGCCATTGGAGAGTAGTGAAGAAGAGATTAAAGCTATAACTGCAAAATTCGAGAAGGCTGGAATAGGCCTTTATGGAGGGGGAGTCATTTATATGAAAACTGCCCAAGAAGTTGAAAATGCCTTTAGGTATGCCAAAGCTGCCAAAATGAAGGTGATTATAGGAGTGCCCAATCACGAGCTATTAACTTTGGTGGAAATGAAAGTAAAGGAGACCAATATAAAGCTGGCCATCCATAACCATGGTCCGGGAGATGAGGTGTACCCAACACCCGAAGTGGTTTACGACAAAATTAAAGGGCTCGATACCCGTATTGGACTTTGTATGGATGTAGGTCACATACAAAGATTGGGGTTGGATCCTGTAAAGAACATTAAAAAATATGCAGATCGTATATATGATATCCATCTTAAGGATGTGGACAAGTCGGAGGCCGATGGTAAGTCGACCGAGTTTGGAAGAGGGGTTCTGGATATCCCAGCGGTACTGAAAGCTTTGAAAGCGATTAACTATACCGGGGTAATGGCTATGGAATATGAAAAGGATTCCGAGGATGTTTTTGCTGGCCTTGCCGAATGTGTGGGTTATGTAAACGGGGCATTGGATGCCATTAAATAG
- a CDS encoding FAD-binding domain-containing protein, producing MINFPTDLQAIENRLRELDPVRYAQTRNHKDGAVTHLSPYISRGVISTRQVYQYIKTLDLPWYKTEKLIQELAWRDYWQQVWIAKNDAIRQDLKNTQTPISNYQIPKAIVNADTGIEEIDIAIKQLYTSGYMHNHMRMYVASICCNIANSHWLEPAKWMYSHLLDGDLASNFLSWQWVAGAFSNKKYYANQENINNFFKSTQKDTFLDVEYSAFENLDIPKILKDTIPIEVKMTLPKINNPKLNKNKTTLIYNYYNIDPYWYKHQEVQRIFLMEPSFYKENPVNQKCIDFAIELTKNIEGIKIFVGEFSELIALVNPELVVFKEHPTNRHYQGKEEAREWMSSITGYFPSFFAFWKKCKKEL from the coding sequence GTGATAAACTTTCCTACAGATCTTCAGGCAATAGAAAACAGGTTACGGGAATTAGACCCCGTAAGGTATGCCCAAACCAGAAATCATAAAGATGGGGCGGTAACCCACTTGAGCCCCTATATCTCCAGAGGTGTAATATCAACAAGACAGGTCTATCAGTACATAAAAACGCTGGACCTCCCTTGGTATAAAACGGAAAAACTAATTCAAGAGTTGGCTTGGAGAGATTATTGGCAACAAGTTTGGATAGCAAAAAATGACGCTATCAGGCAAGATTTGAAAAACACACAAACCCCCATATCAAATTATCAAATTCCAAAGGCTATTGTAAATGCCGACACTGGCATTGAAGAAATCGACATTGCCATAAAACAACTATATACTTCGGGATATATGCATAACCATATGCGCATGTATGTGGCATCTATCTGCTGCAACATTGCCAATTCACATTGGCTTGAACCCGCTAAATGGATGTATAGTCACTTATTGGACGGGGATCTTGCCAGTAACTTTTTAAGTTGGCAATGGGTAGCAGGTGCTTTTTCCAACAAGAAGTATTATGCCAACCAAGAGAACATCAACAACTTCTTTAAAAGTACTCAGAAAGATACTTTTTTGGATGTTGAATACAGTGCATTTGAAAATTTGGATATCCCGAAAATATTAAAAGACACCATTCCCATTGAGGTTAAAATGACACTTCCCAAGATTAATAACCCGAAACTGAACAAGAATAAAACAACTTTAATCTACAACTATTACAATATTGATCCCTATTGGTATAAGCACCAGGAGGTTCAGCGGATTTTTTTAATGGAGCCCTCTTTTTACAAAGAAAATCCGGTAAACCAAAAATGTATTGATTTTGCCATTGAACTGACAAAAAATATTGAAGGCATAAAAATATTTGTTGGCGAATTTTCAGAATTAATAGCCCTAGTGAACCCTGAGCTTGTGGTATTTAAGGAACACCCTACCAACCGTCATTACCAAGGCAAGGAAGAAGCAAGGGAATGGATGAGTTCCATTACAGGTTACTTCCCTTCTTTTTTCGCATTCTGGAAAAAATGCAAAAAAGAATTATAA